One segment of Eschrichtius robustus isolate mEscRob2 chromosome 3, mEscRob2.pri, whole genome shotgun sequence DNA contains the following:
- the LOC137760651 gene encoding LOW QUALITY PROTEIN: late cornified envelope protein 2B-like (The sequence of the model RefSeq protein was modified relative to this genomic sequence to represent the inferred CDS: substituted 1 base at 1 genomic stop codon) produces the protein MSCQHNQQQCQPPPKCLPKCPTPEGPPKCPPKCLDTCPPPASSCCGPSCGHCXSSRAGGCCLSRHRPRRFHRRRHHSPDCCSQASGGSGCCGGGSGQSSGGCCC, from the coding sequence ATGTCCTGTCAGCACAACCAGCAGCAGTGCCAACCCCCTCCCAAATGCCTCCCAAAGTGTCCCACCCCTGAAGGTCCCCCCAAGTGTCCCCCCAAGTGCCTAGACACCtgtccacctccagcctcttcctgcTGTGGCCCCAGCTGTGGGCATTGCTGAAGCTccagggctgggggctgctgCCTGAGCCGCCACAGGCCCCGCAGGTTCCACCGCCGCAGACACCACAGCCCTGACTGCTGCAGCCAGGCCTCGGGGGGCTCCGGGTGCTGCGGAGGGGGGAGCGGTCAGTCCTCTGGAGGCTGCTGCTGCTGA